The Larimichthys crocea isolate SSNF chromosome X, L_crocea_2.0, whole genome shotgun sequence genome segment GACTGCCACATCATCGATGGAAAGAACGTTACCACAACAGATGTTGACATAGTTTTCAGCAAAGTCAAGTAAGATTAACATAAATTCATAATGTAGAAACCCTGTCACAGTGTAACAAAGAAAAGCTCAAGCAAAGCATTGATCAAATTATATTACATTGACCCCATGATGCTAGATGAACAGTCAAGGGATTACCAAAATCCTTTCATCCACTAGACACCATGggtatactgtatgttcaacATTTAATGGAAATTCATCTAATTTGGCAGAGATACAACATGTCAATACAATTCAAGTAATagttgttgacatatttcagtctgtgtgtttcctcaggGCAAAGTCAGCTCGTGTTATCACATTTGAGCAGTTCACCCAGGCCCTGACAGAGTTGGCTCCCAAACGTTTTAAAGGAAAAAGCAAGGAGGAGGCGCTTCAGCAGCTCTATGGTCTCATTGTTGGTAAGGAGCCTGCCAACGCTGGAGTCACCGTGAGTATTTCATTGTCATTCCTGATCCTGCCACTGGATGGTgccaaaaaaacagtaaaatccAAGGCATTGGGTCGAATGGACATTCTTTTACAGTAtaaatcagttattttattgAGATAATTCATAGAAGTGCTGAATAATTTAGTAATTATTAAGTAACCAGAagggatgtgtgtttgtgtgtgtgtgtgtttgcatatctgTTCTTACGTTAATGAGCAAATGAGTGAAGatattattcattgttttactttaaagtttATCTTCTATTGTTTTTAGAAAGTGGCAAAGGCAGCAGCTgttgacagactgacagacacgACCAAATACACTGGAGCACACAAGGAGCGGTTCGACGATTCGGGCAAAGGGAAAGGAAAGGCCGGACGTGAGGACATCCCAGACAACAGTGGCTATGTGGCAGCTTACAAGGGCAGCGGCAGTTATGATGACAAAGTCAAAGAAGCATAATTCTCCTAAGAGattatgaaaacattgtttcacCAATAACTTGTTGGGTAATTAATATATTGGCTACTCTATTttgaagacaaaacaatgatactgtatactgtgtatCCTGTGGGCCCCGCATTCACCACACTCAgatgaagaatgaatgaaaaaacataTAATTGGAGTTTCAAGGTTTTCATAAATGACAATGGGGAAGAGATAATATCCTGAAAATAATCCAAAGATAATGGAAATACGTATAGATATGGAAATGCTGCAGTatagagagaaatgctgaatggGTCTTAGCATGAACAACTCATAGCATTCTGTGTATTGTCAGTGATTTTACATTGACCATAACCTTAAATTGTACCTTTAGCCAAGTATGTTTTAAAGAAACTAACTCTGCTTTGTAGCATAGCTTAACACTGTGCCTTACTATTGATATAGCCACTAGTGTGAATACTCTGATATACTGTAATGTGCTGCTATTCTCAGTGACCTTCATGCAATTAATGAAAATTTAGTTGGCTTTAGGAAAGTCACTCCTTCACTTGCTAAGCTTATCACGTTATATTTCAGTGCCTTTAGCTACATGAGCAATCGTACCTATTATTATTCTTGCCATAGAATTTATTCATATCATTGAATtaattgtatattatattatatgaaatataatatgtagaGTGAAAAAAATGATATTGATGAAACAACAGTACAGAATactctccctttgtctgttcCCTATTTCTTACTTACTGGCCATATAAATCTGTTATCTTTgattcacatactgtataatgtatTCCTTCATACTGTTATTTTGTTCCAAGTTGAATCGATTAAGAATGTCTCATTTCTCGCAGAATTAAAggctgaaaaatgtattttaagacAGAACtgaatgttgacattttcagtttcttGTACGTCTCACACAATCAAACCTCAGACCAAAGTGAATGTAAAAATCTAAATACTGTAGATACATGAAAATGCACAACATGGATATATTATCATGTTATACttaatttgttttatgattCACTCATATAGGTGGGATGCTGCAGTGTACCATAACAATGCAAGAGGCTTTTGTTCATATATGAACATTTGGGCAGTATACATTATAATCTTGTCAAAAATGACTTTTAGtggaatgtgtgtatgaatgaatgtgtatatactgtacatgtgaatgcacacacacacacatgtgtgtatgaatgtatgtatagTACATGTGAGTAtgtgtatacatttttttccctctatttgttccttt includes the following:
- the tppp2 gene encoding tubulin polymerization-promoting protein family member 2 codes for the protein MAAGSVSQAEVQTSFQKFAVHGDTKATGKEMNGKNFAKICKDCHIIDGKNVTTTDVDIVFSKVKAKSARVITFEQFTQALTELAPKRFKGKSKEEALQQLYGLIVGKEPANAGVTKVAKAAAVDRLTDTTKYTGAHKERFDDSGKGKGKAGREDIPDNSGYVAAYKGSGSYDDKVKEA